A genomic stretch from Thunnus maccoyii chromosome 19, fThuMac1.1, whole genome shotgun sequence includes:
- the gmcl1 gene encoding germ cell-less protein-like 1: protein MGSLGSRFQSPSQGPEEAAEGTSGSRKHGCECKKRKRNAQCDCDSEQEEDDAILDTPRRKKLKSTSRYIYQTLFLNGENSDIRICALGQEWNLHKVYLCQSGYFSSMFSGSWKESNMMEINLEIPDQNIDTEALQVVFGSLYRDDVLIKPSRVVSILAAACMLQLDGLIQQCGETMKENISVKTVCGYYACASIYGLDSVMKKCLEWLLNNLMTHQNVDLMKELGAEVMEQLIQSSDLFVMQVEMDVYTALKKWMFLQLNPSWDGPIKQLLADADAWLCKRRTDLCEKEPFLNTEEGEPFCSVFKYVRLQYIINDLASARILERDNILPPDWLTSVYKNQWFAMLRTEFDNDNGPQEANKEEFELSSMRCGRKLTKDGDYCWRWTGFNFGFDLLVTYTNRFILFKRNTLSQPCGGAVSLQPRRHLAYRLRLASFDARGKLVCSRSTGYQLLTLEKDQEYVVMNLDSRLLTFPLYVCCNFLYTSSQSDHRPDTSEPESSTRSVS, encoded by the exons ATGGGAAGTCTGGGCAGCAGGTTTCAGTCCCCCTCTCAGGGACCAGAGGAGGCTGCAGAAGGCACAAGTGGCAGCCGCAAACATGGATGTGAGTGTAAGAAGAGGAAACGAAATGCCCAGTGTGACTGTGACAGTGAACAAGAGGAGGACGATGCCATACTAGATACACCTCGCAG GAAGAAACTGAAAAGCACATCACGATACATTTATCAAACCTTGTTCCTAAATGGGGAAAACAGCGACATTCGAATCTGTGCCCTGGGACAGGAGTGGAATCTCCACAAAGTGTACCTGTgccag TCAGGGTATTTCTCCAGCATGTTCAGCGGCTCTTGGAAGGAGTCCAACATGATGGAAATCAATTTGGAGATCCCAGACCAGAATATCGACACAGAAG ctcTACAGGTCGTATTTGGATCCTTGTACCGGGACGATGTTCTGATCAAGCCCAGCAGGGTCGTCAGTATACTTGCCGCTGCTTGTATGCTACAGCTG GATGGCTTGATCCAGCAGTGCGGAGAGACAATGAAGGAAAACATCAGTGTGAAGACTGTGTGTGGTTACTATGCTTGTGCAAGTATCTATGGCCTGGATTCCGTCATGAAAAA GTGTCTTGAGTGGCTTCTCAACAACCTGATGACACACCAAAATGTCGACTTGATGAAAGAACTCGG GGCAGAAGTGATGGAGCAGCTCATCCAGTCGTCAGACCTGTTTGTCATGCAAGTGGAGATGGATGTGTACACCGCTCTGAAGAAG TGGATGTTTCTGCAGCTCAATCCATCATGGGACGGACCCATCAAGCAGCTCCTGGCTGATGCCGATGCCTGGCTTTGCAAACGCAGGACAG ATCTGTGTGAGAAAGAGCCCTTCTTGAACACAGAGGAGGGGGAACCTTTTTGTTCAGTGTTCAAGTACGTCCGTCTTCAGTATATCATCAACGACCTCGCTTCTGCACGCATCCTGGAGAGAGACAACATTTTACCCCCTG aTTGGTTAACGTCGGTGTACAAAAACCAGTGGTTTGCTATGCTGCGGACAGAATTTGACAATGACAATGG TCCCCAGGAAGCTAACAAAGAGGAGTTTGAGTTGAGCAGCATGAGGTGTGGTAGGAAACTGACTAAAGATGGAGAT TACTGCTGGCGGTGGACAGGCTTTAACTTCGgttttgacctgctggtgaccTACACAAACCGTTTCATACTCTTCAAAAGGAATACTCTCAGTCAGCCATGTGGGGGCGCTGTGAGTCTGCAACCTCGGAGACACTTGGCATACAG GTTACGTCTTGCCTCCTTCGATGCCCGTGGAAAGCTGGTCTGCAGTCGCTCAACAGGTTACCAGCTTCTCACCCTTGAGAAAGACCAG GAGTATGTGGTGATGAACCTGGACAGCCGGTTGTTGACATTCCCCCTCTACGTGTGCTGCAACTTCCTTTACACGTCGTCCCAGTCGGACCACCGGCCGGACACCTCAGAACCAGAGAGCAGCACCCGCAGTGTGTCTTGA